A genomic stretch from Sphingobacterium sp. ML3W includes:
- a CDS encoding PepSY-associated TM helix domain-containing protein yields the protein MNNRNYNIYFNTHTISGIIICALLYVIFFAGSFAFFRNEIAAWQNNASYKTYKENHQSFDKLLDSLKGEANLHGRDINFYMHREGTSAYVGYTASNDTILNKENLSKITPKQKAEKKKGRRRRGGDDDSKNFTYNFVNQKVGDYAQNYDMGEFLFRLHFLAQLNQVPISVGIAPFGYLVAGITAFIFLFALITGLLLHWDKLVSNFFVFRPFSKWKTVWTDMHTALGVIGFPFQFIFAVTGTFLIVNSVLALPFSKLLYDGDQQKMYQDIGVSANEDYAYSYKSLNRDVKIAPFLDMAKTKWPESEFLRIVVKNYADSNMHVIMELEPHFNNSFAGSGILTVKVADNKIVEEKSPLTGASYGDYVRSIIYRLHYGDYGGYPLKMVYFILGVMGCLVIISGILIWLVARDKNNVIPRKRKFNFWAANVFTAICLTMLPVTAITFIAIKVSPKVDQDFIYRVYFYAWLVLSLYYIIRRSIRRTNRETLLVGSILAFIVPIANGLVTHNWLWKTFVDGQRDLFIVDFLWLMIGIIGLLAFYKTKKFFQKIQ from the coding sequence ATGAACAACAGAAATTACAATATCTATTTTAATACCCATACCATCAGTGGCATTATCATCTGTGCGCTTCTGTACGTGATATTTTTTGCAGGTTCCTTTGCATTTTTTAGAAATGAGATCGCGGCTTGGCAAAATAATGCGTCGTACAAAACATACAAGGAAAACCATCAAAGCTTTGACAAACTTTTGGATTCTCTAAAGGGAGAAGCCAACCTACATGGGCGTGATATCAACTTCTATATGCACCGGGAGGGGACTTCTGCTTATGTGGGGTACACAGCGTCAAACGACACGATACTCAATAAGGAAAATCTATCCAAGATAACGCCTAAACAGAAAGCTGAAAAAAAGAAAGGCCGGAGACGGAGAGGCGGAGATGATGACTCGAAAAATTTTACCTATAATTTTGTCAATCAAAAAGTAGGAGACTATGCGCAGAACTATGATATGGGCGAGTTTTTATTCCGCTTACATTTTCTGGCCCAACTCAATCAAGTCCCCATTAGCGTAGGAATAGCGCCATTTGGATATCTCGTTGCAGGAATTACAGCCTTTATCTTTTTATTTGCATTGATAACAGGTTTGTTATTGCATTGGGACAAATTAGTATCGAACTTTTTTGTTTTTAGGCCATTCAGCAAGTGGAAGACTGTCTGGACAGATATGCATACTGCCCTCGGGGTGATTGGATTTCCTTTTCAATTTATTTTTGCCGTTACAGGTACATTTCTGATTGTTAACTCGGTTTTGGCACTACCTTTCAGCAAATTGCTGTACGATGGTGATCAGCAGAAAATGTATCAGGATATTGGTGTTTCAGCTAATGAAGATTATGCGTATAGCTATAAATCCTTGAACAGGGATGTGAAAATCGCTCCTTTCTTGGATATGGCAAAGACAAAGTGGCCAGAAAGCGAGTTCCTGCGTATTGTCGTAAAAAACTATGCGGATTCAAATATGCATGTTATCATGGAGCTTGAACCGCATTTTAACAACAGCTTTGCCGGATCTGGAATATTGACCGTGAAGGTGGCCGATAATAAAATTGTAGAAGAGAAATCACCTTTAACAGGAGCGAGCTATGGGGACTATGTCCGAAGCATTATTTACCGTTTGCATTATGGTGACTATGGTGGGTACCCGCTCAAAATGGTCTATTTTATCTTAGGAGTAATGGGCTGTCTGGTTATTATTTCAGGAATTCTGATCTGGTTGGTTGCGCGGGATAAAAACAATGTCATTCCAAGAAAACGCAAATTCAACTTTTGGGCAGCTAATGTCTTTACCGCGATATGCTTGACGATGCTCCCGGTTACAGCGATTACATTTATTGCGATCAAGGTCAGTCCTAAAGTTGATCAGGACTTTATTTATCGGGTCTATTTTTACGCATGGTTGGTGCTGTCACTTTACTATATCATTCGTCGCAGTATAAGAAGAACAAACCGCGAAACGCTATTGGTCGGAAGCATCCTTGCATTTATCGTCCCGATAGCCAATGGTTTGGTAACACATAATTGGCTTTGGAAAACATTTGTTGATGGCCAACGCGATTTATTTATTGTCGATTTTCTTTGGTTGATGATTGGTATCATCGGATTACTGGCCTTCTATAAGACAAAAAAATTCTTCCAAAAAATTCAGTAA
- a CDS encoding PLP-dependent aminotransferase family protein translates to MEQQQLYKKIANIVENQIKNGSLTYGDRLPSVRSAQKLYNVSLNTAKSAYMELESRSLIESRPKSGFFVSLAGQRRMSIPSISTFKIDEKKQDPAALIDKVFHSLEDKEITRFSLGLPSPSLLPIQKLNKCILETVHELHDYGDHYGQVQGSPTLRKEIAKWSLVLEGKISDEDLIITSGAMNAIYSCLRAVTKPDDTIAVESPLYFGFIQAFQVLGLKTIEIPTHPITGIELDALKKVIHKIDVCCFVSNFSNPLGALMPDEHKKELVKLLAFHHIPLIEDDLYGNVYFGTSRPKPCKYFDEEGLVMWCGSVTKVLAPSFRIGWVEPGQYKDKILKQKLIQTISQPAIYQEAVAKFLQIGRYDHHLNTFRKKLYSNYINFRNSIQAHFPDNTKMSQPEGGFVLWLEMDPKIDSTVLYDYALKQKLSFAPGRMFTQHDQFKNCIRLNYAVDWNEKTANDLMRLGRFFKAVI, encoded by the coding sequence ATGGAGCAGCAACAATTGTATAAGAAAATTGCAAACATCGTAGAGAACCAGATCAAAAATGGCTCTTTGACCTACGGTGATCGTCTTCCTTCTGTCCGTAGTGCGCAAAAATTGTATAATGTGAGCTTAAATACGGCAAAGAGCGCCTACATGGAGCTCGAGAGCAGATCCCTGATCGAGTCTCGCCCCAAATCGGGATTTTTTGTCAGCCTGGCCGGCCAACGCCGGATGTCTATACCGTCCATCTCAACATTTAAGATTGACGAAAAGAAGCAAGATCCCGCAGCATTGATTGATAAAGTTTTCCACTCATTGGAGGATAAGGAAATTACGCGATTCTCTTTGGGATTACCCAGCCCTTCTTTGCTCCCCATTCAGAAGCTCAACAAATGTATCCTGGAGACCGTACACGAGCTGCATGATTACGGTGATCATTACGGGCAGGTGCAGGGTAGTCCGACTTTACGTAAAGAGATTGCCAAATGGTCCCTCGTACTAGAAGGAAAAATAAGCGACGAAGACCTGATTATCACTTCGGGTGCTATGAATGCCATTTATAGCTGCCTCCGTGCGGTCACGAAACCCGATGACACCATTGCCGTGGAAAGCCCCCTCTATTTTGGCTTTATCCAGGCGTTTCAGGTGTTGGGTTTAAAGACCATTGAGATACCGACCCACCCCATTACGGGCATTGAACTGGACGCCCTGAAAAAAGTGATCCATAAAATCGATGTCTGCTGTTTTGTTTCCAATTTCAGCAACCCCTTGGGCGCGTTGATGCCCGATGAACATAAAAAAGAACTTGTCAAACTCCTTGCTTTCCATCATATCCCCTTGATCGAAGATGACCTTTATGGAAATGTTTATTTCGGTACCTCACGACCCAAACCCTGTAAATACTTTGATGAAGAAGGTTTGGTCATGTGGTGCGGATCTGTAACCAAAGTATTGGCGCCAAGTTTTCGCATCGGATGGGTTGAACCCGGACAATACAAAGACAAAATCCTCAAACAAAAGCTTATCCAGACCATCTCGCAACCGGCCATTTACCAGGAGGCCGTAGCCAAATTTTTGCAGATCGGTCGCTATGACCATCACCTCAATACTTTTAGGAAGAAGTTGTACAGCAATTATATCAATTTTAGAAATAGTATCCAGGCCCATTTTCCCGATAACACCAAAATGTCTCAACCCGAAGGTGGATTTGTACTCTGGTTGGAAATGGATCCAAAAATTGATTCTACCGTACTTTATGATTACGCGCTAAAACAAAAATTGAGCTTTGCTCCAGGCCGAATGTTTACCCAACATGATCAATTTAAAAATTGTATACGGCTCAACTATGCCGTCGATTGGAACGAAAAGACAGCGAACGACCTGATGCGATTGGGCCGTTTTTTTAAGGCTGTCATCTAA
- a CDS encoding Na+/H+ antiporter yields the protein MHNLFPLFIAMITAIVLLEMLATKLRVAYPILLVLAGLIVSFIPTLPVVAIDPDVIFLIFLPPLLCEAAWSISYKEMKKWWRIIGSFAFLVVFFTALSVAVVANHYIPGFTLAMGFLLGGIVSPPDAVSTGAIMKFVKVPKSTSAILEGESLLNDASSLIIVRFALIAVGMGQFVWQEAAVSFIWMLVGGVGIGVLLGWFFIQAHKRLPTDAPSDIALTLIEPYFMYWIAEQFHSSGVLAVVAGSLLMSNQRLKFLNSTSRVRGLSVWESFVFILNGIVFFIIGLDLPEIVAGLRANGTSLREAIGYGLLVTAVLIFARMISAYAAMIATLIFRPSVAPRARSSKQRFFMPLLLGWTGMRGVVSLAAALSIPLVMNGTVIPQRHLILFITFVVILSTLLIQGLTLPYLIKRTKLFDTVLAEEPEEVAKQQMKQGLKQHVYQFLKDKYEKEEHNREAMERILRHWEEKVNAADDSWMNERTKVIFIELLDVQREYLEKLNSESTIDEDIVRAQLYQIDLEEERLRMI from the coding sequence ATGCATAACTTGTTTCCGCTATTTATTGCCATGATTACGGCCATCGTTCTACTTGAAATGCTGGCCACGAAACTTCGGGTTGCTTATCCCATTTTATTGGTTTTGGCGGGCTTGATTGTCAGCTTTATTCCAACCTTGCCCGTTGTTGCGATCGATCCGGATGTTATTTTTCTGATTTTCCTTCCCCCCTTATTATGTGAGGCTGCATGGTCGATTTCGTATAAGGAGATGAAGAAATGGTGGCGTATTATTGGAAGTTTTGCCTTTTTGGTCGTTTTCTTCACTGCGCTATCCGTTGCGGTGGTTGCCAATCATTATATTCCAGGTTTCACGCTCGCAATGGGTTTTCTACTGGGTGGGATTGTTTCCCCGCCAGATGCCGTCAGTACGGGTGCAATCATGAAGTTTGTGAAAGTTCCAAAATCTACTTCTGCAATCCTGGAAGGGGAGAGTCTGTTGAATGATGCTTCCTCTTTGATTATTGTCCGTTTTGCCCTGATTGCCGTGGGTATGGGACAGTTTGTATGGCAGGAAGCAGCGGTATCGTTTATCTGGATGTTGGTCGGTGGGGTTGGTATCGGTGTCCTTTTGGGCTGGTTTTTTATTCAGGCACATAAACGCTTACCGACGGATGCACCATCGGATATTGCTCTGACCTTGATCGAACCTTATTTTATGTATTGGATTGCCGAGCAGTTTCACAGTTCAGGGGTGCTGGCCGTCGTTGCGGGAAGTCTGTTGATGTCCAACCAGCGGCTTAAATTTCTGAACAGTACCAGTCGCGTGCGGGGGCTGAGTGTCTGGGAGAGTTTTGTGTTTATCCTGAATGGCATTGTATTTTTCATTATCGGTCTTGATCTCCCCGAAATTGTAGCTGGTTTGCGCGCAAATGGCACTTCACTGCGGGAGGCGATCGGTTATGGTCTTTTGGTTACAGCAGTCCTTATCTTTGCTCGTATGATCAGTGCCTATGCTGCGATGATTGCGACGCTTATCTTTCGTCCAAGTGTGGCACCTAGGGCGCGGTCTTCAAAACAACGTTTCTTTATGCCACTTTTACTGGGCTGGACGGGGATGCGGGGAGTAGTTTCCCTGGCAGCTGCGCTTTCCATTCCTTTGGTCATGAATGGTACCGTGATACCTCAGCGTCATCTGATTCTATTTATCACCTTTGTCGTCATTCTCTCAACCCTTTTGATTCAGGGATTGACGTTACCCTATCTGATCAAGCGGACGAAGCTCTTTGATACTGTTCTTGCAGAGGAACCCGAAGAGGTAGCCAAACAGCAGATGAAGCAAGGCTTAAAACAGCATGTCTATCAGTTTCTCAAGGATAAATATGAGAAAGAAGAACATAATCGGGAGGCAATGGAAAGGATTTTGCGACATTGGGAGGAAAAAGTCAATGCTGCGGATGATTCTTGGATGAATGAACGCACGAAAGTGATTTTCATTGAGCTTTTGGACGTACAGCGCGAATACCTGGAAAAATTGAATAGTGAATCGACGATTGATGAGGATATTGTCCGTGCGCAGCTCTATCAGATTGACCTGGAGGAAGAGCGCTTGCGCATGATATAA
- a CDS encoding NAD-dependent epimerase/dehydratase family protein → MKVIITGATGMVGEGVLLECLQNDKIDAVLSISRRTADIQHPKLKELLVKDFTDLSEVETEIGGYDACFYCAGVSSVGMKEDKYRYITYDTTFAFAKSLLKINPEISFIYVSGASTDSTEQGRVMWARVKGKTENDLAKLPFKKEYNFRPGGMTTVAGQKHANPFSFVAKIIKFFAPSAVLSLHEVGRAMIHAVERDDVKNILEIKDIRALA, encoded by the coding sequence ATGAAAGTAATAATAACAGGGGCCACAGGGATGGTCGGAGAAGGTGTTTTATTGGAATGTCTTCAAAATGATAAAATAGATGCAGTATTGAGCATATCACGCCGTACTGCTGATATACAGCATCCAAAGTTAAAGGAGCTTTTGGTTAAGGATTTTACGGATCTTTCCGAAGTTGAGACGGAGATCGGCGGCTATGATGCCTGTTTTTATTGCGCAGGTGTCAGTTCAGTTGGCATGAAAGAGGATAAATACCGCTATATCACCTATGATACGACGTTTGCATTTGCAAAATCGCTGTTGAAGATCAATCCCGAAATCAGCTTTATTTACGTGTCTGGAGCGAGTACAGATAGTACTGAACAGGGACGTGTGATGTGGGCGAGAGTGAAGGGCAAGACGGAAAATGATCTAGCGAAATTGCCGTTTAAGAAAGAATACAATTTCCGACCGGGCGGAATGACCACCGTTGCGGGACAGAAGCATGCCAATCCATTCTCGTTTGTTGCCAAGATTATAAAATTCTTTGCCCCTTCGGCAGTGTTGTCCCTACATGAGGTGGGGCGGGCGATGATTCATGCCGTGGAGCGAGACGATGTAAAAAATATATTGGAAATCAAGGATATTAGAGCTTTGGCTTAG
- a CDS encoding YcxB family protein — translation MKELQLTLSEQDQLDALLFSMSKSPQIIKARKKSRFMFMLLMLILAIPFFYYERQLAILIIGVSIIAFLFFPKYLGIYYKRYFSKYVKSPEFQNRIGILHTITFEDNYLQIKSSQMESKYQYDQFEYITETAFAFFIKLKMADQLFFPKQQIEDTAEFKAFLIQLSQRLHIAYQEELDWKWK, via the coding sequence ATGAAAGAACTTCAACTAACCCTTTCCGAGCAAGATCAACTGGATGCATTGCTGTTCAGTATGTCTAAATCACCCCAAATAATTAAAGCACGCAAAAAATCACGATTCATGTTTATGCTGCTCATGCTGATACTCGCCATCCCGTTTTTCTACTATGAACGTCAACTGGCAATTCTGATTATCGGAGTGAGCATAATCGCCTTTCTGTTCTTTCCCAAATATCTTGGGATATACTATAAGCGCTATTTCAGCAAATATGTCAAAAGCCCCGAATTCCAAAATCGAATCGGTATCCTCCATACAATTACTTTTGAAGACAATTATCTCCAGATCAAAAGTTCTCAAATGGAATCCAAATATCAATACGATCAGTTTGAATATATCACCGAAACGGCCTTCGCATTTTTTATCAAACTAAAAATGGCCGATCAACTGTTTTTTCCAAAACAGCAGATCGAAGATACCGCCGAATTTAAAGCTTTCCTGATACAGCTCAGCCAACGTCTTCATATCGCCTATCAGGAGGAGCTGGACTGGAAATGGAAATAA
- a CDS encoding HEPN domain-containing protein yields the protein MNTELTPIIEAILRVVAVDEIYQWIYARDGKKYQMLQINLSSNSATRFDKARSLINKAIGNYTNLYFNVHLPREVQKKIDQGLGRTQLICQTGNRIYQNPAQEIQLVVPNDSAEKVIEKTEVYINKEKTKIRSFIDGYNFYLEHRDHSHAAFMLHQAIELSLRTAENLLISDEKKSHSLKANINYLKTFDSKLAKLADTEDKKRALNKIEKAYIDYRYNHDYTIDKSLLETAYQIAINALNWIYDYSNLLFEEIREKLSPKQIQHRKIEKFKNNTSIYNKYHCNSSYQDLILNILELYCTPSLVACFGYHSDQHKYNSLLQNNKEEQITHAYYLFIAYDSLNTDLANLQQKTIDLLPRNVSLTLVTEETAHFIKKLSKGHPFFLSLMKVGDIWFQNATIENLALDSIAVPQLDLEYARKQWDSRYKNARCIYYAFEDNWTLSVEAGYHSLSQVLEQTCLGVINTILQYKPQSVGLPFLMNLCRLIVPEAHATFCLNNTDHIKLFKEIIKAQQQFRYNANYKGDPSAIIRLQELTKLFIERCNEEMEDYFEKISSAIQVEKIE from the coding sequence ATGAACACCGAACTTACTCCAATTATTGAAGCTATTCTTCGCGTAGTCGCCGTTGATGAAATCTATCAATGGATCTATGCCCGCGATGGCAAAAAATATCAGATGCTACAGATTAATCTTTCGTCAAATTCTGCTACCAGATTTGACAAAGCCCGTAGTCTAATCAACAAAGCGATCGGAAACTATACTAATCTTTACTTCAATGTGCATTTACCTCGCGAGGTACAAAAGAAAATCGACCAAGGACTGGGCCGAACTCAACTCATATGTCAAACCGGGAACCGCATTTATCAAAACCCAGCGCAGGAAATACAACTTGTAGTACCTAACGATTCTGCTGAAAAAGTCATTGAGAAAACTGAAGTGTATATCAATAAAGAGAAAACAAAGATCCGTTCTTTTATTGATGGCTATAATTTTTATCTGGAGCACAGAGACCATTCACATGCAGCATTTATGCTCCACCAAGCCATTGAACTATCACTCCGAACAGCAGAAAATCTATTGATAAGTGATGAAAAAAAATCACATTCGCTTAAAGCAAATATCAACTATCTCAAAACATTTGATTCCAAATTAGCAAAATTAGCGGATACAGAAGATAAAAAAAGAGCGCTTAATAAGATTGAGAAAGCTTATATTGATTACAGATATAATCACGATTACACGATTGACAAAAGCTTATTAGAAACAGCATACCAAATTGCTATAAATGCGTTAAATTGGATCTACGATTATTCCAATCTTTTATTCGAAGAAATCAGAGAAAAACTTAGCCCAAAACAAATTCAGCACAGGAAGATTGAAAAATTCAAAAACAACACCTCTATTTACAATAAGTATCATTGCAACAGCAGTTATCAAGACCTGATCTTAAATATTCTGGAGTTATACTGTACTCCTTCGTTAGTTGCCTGCTTCGGTTATCATTCCGATCAACATAAGTACAATAGTCTGCTCCAAAACAATAAAGAAGAGCAGATAACGCATGCTTACTACCTCTTTATCGCGTATGACAGCCTAAATACTGACCTCGCCAACCTGCAACAAAAGACCATAGATCTGCTGCCGAGAAATGTTTCGCTGACCTTAGTGACGGAAGAAACAGCGCACTTTATCAAAAAACTCTCCAAAGGCCATCCTTTCTTTCTATCGCTGATGAAAGTCGGTGATATATGGTTTCAAAACGCAACGATAGAAAACTTAGCACTAGATAGCATCGCAGTTCCCCAACTCGACTTGGAGTATGCGCGCAAACAATGGGATAGTCGCTATAAAAACGCCCGTTGCATCTACTATGCTTTTGAGGATAATTGGACTCTTAGCGTTGAGGCCGGATACCATTCACTATCACAAGTTTTAGAACAAACCTGTCTCGGAGTTATCAATACAATCCTTCAATACAAACCTCAATCTGTAGGTCTTCCGTTTTTAATGAACCTCTGCCGATTAATTGTTCCCGAAGCGCATGCGACCTTTTGTCTGAACAATACTGATCATATTAAACTCTTTAAAGAAATTATCAAAGCCCAACAGCAATTCAGGTATAACGCGAACTATAAAGGGGATCCATCCGCTATTATAAGATTACAGGAGCTTACAAAGTTGTTTATCGAAAGATGTAACGAAGAGATGGAAGATTACTTTGAGAAAATCTCAAGCGCTATTCAGGTCGAGAAAATAGAATAA
- the lipB gene encoding lipoyl(octanoyl) transferase LipB: MNKVVQFQDWGLVDYQEAWDRQESIFKGVLDVKHDNRVNATTTDTPNYLIFTAHPHVYTLGKSGHEEYLLLDEKGLEEKEAKFYKINRGGDITYHGPGQIVGYPILDLDNFFTDIHLYLRTLEEAIILTCADYGVHAGRYPGFTGVWIEPDKPTARKICAMGVRASRWVTMHGFAFNVNTDLDYFSNIIPCGIDDKDVTSLKRELGQEVDMDEVKEKLRGHIARLFEMEVI; this comes from the coding sequence ATGAATAAAGTGGTGCAGTTCCAAGATTGGGGACTTGTAGACTATCAGGAAGCCTGGGACAGACAAGAGTCCATCTTCAAGGGCGTATTAGACGTCAAACATGACAATCGGGTCAATGCGACAACGACAGACACGCCAAACTACCTGATTTTCACAGCCCACCCCCATGTCTATACCTTAGGAAAAAGCGGACACGAAGAATACCTGCTGCTGGATGAAAAAGGCCTGGAAGAAAAAGAAGCGAAGTTCTATAAGATCAACCGTGGCGGTGATATCACCTACCATGGACCTGGTCAGATTGTAGGATATCCGATTCTGGATCTCGACAACTTCTTTACCGATATTCACCTTTATTTAAGAACATTGGAGGAAGCCATCATCCTGACCTGTGCCGATTATGGTGTTCACGCGGGGAGATATCCAGGGTTTACAGGTGTTTGGATTGAACCGGACAAGCCTACGGCCCGCAAGATCTGCGCGATGGGTGTGCGTGCCTCACGCTGGGTAACCATGCATGGCTTTGCGTTTAACGTCAATACAGACCTGGATTATTTCAGCAATATCATCCCCTGTGGTATAGACGACAAAGACGTGACCTCATTGAAGCGGGAACTTGGTCAAGAAGTCGATATGGATGAAGTGAAGGAAAAACTTCGCGGACACATTGCCAGACTTTTTGAAATGGAAGTAATCTAG
- the hflX gene encoding GTPase HflX → MARIKIHDTAIKPETAVLVSVITQGVTETKAREYLEELEFLVQTAGGETKGMFTQKLAFPDRATFVGSGKLEEIKAYVEAEEIDIVVFDDELSPSQLRNIEKELQRKILDRSNLILDIFARHAKTAQAKTQVELAQLQYLLPRLTRLWTHLERQRGGIGMRGPGESQIETDRRIILDKISLFKERLRTIDKQNETQRKNRGEMIRVALVGYTNVGKSTIMNMISKSDVLIENKLFATLDTTVRKVVIDNLPFLLSDTVGFIRKLPHHLVECFKSTLDEVREADVLIHVVDISHPNFEDHIQAVNETLEDLKALDKPVITVFNKIDLYKPAVEEGHDGEEVEITLDDFRNSWMAKNSDPAIFLSATNKTNIEEFKQTLYDIIVKMHNERYPYNNLLY, encoded by the coding sequence ATGGCCAGAATTAAAATACACGATACAGCAATAAAACCCGAAACAGCCGTCTTGGTCAGTGTGATCACTCAAGGCGTGACTGAAACAAAAGCAAGGGAATACCTGGAAGAACTTGAATTTCTCGTACAAACAGCCGGCGGAGAGACCAAAGGCATGTTTACGCAGAAGTTAGCTTTTCCGGATAGGGCGACCTTTGTCGGTAGCGGAAAACTTGAAGAGATCAAAGCCTATGTCGAAGCCGAAGAGATCGACATTGTTGTCTTTGACGATGAGTTATCCCCATCCCAACTGCGTAACATCGAGAAAGAACTCCAACGCAAAATCTTGGACCGTTCCAATCTGATCCTGGATATCTTTGCCCGACATGCGAAAACTGCACAGGCAAAAACCCAGGTGGAACTGGCACAATTGCAATACCTACTACCACGATTGACCCGCTTGTGGACTCACTTGGAGCGCCAACGCGGGGGTATCGGTATGCGTGGTCCCGGTGAGTCGCAGATCGAAACCGATAGACGGATTATCTTGGACAAAATTTCGTTGTTCAAGGAAAGACTGAGAACGATCGACAAGCAGAATGAAACCCAGCGCAAAAATCGTGGCGAGATGATCCGCGTAGCTCTGGTAGGTTATACGAACGTTGGTAAATCAACGATCATGAATATGATCTCCAAATCTGATGTATTGATCGAAAACAAACTCTTCGCAACGCTTGACACCACGGTACGTAAGGTCGTTATCGACAACCTTCCGTTCCTGCTGTCCGATACGGTAGGTTTTATTCGCAAATTACCGCATCACTTGGTGGAATGTTTCAAATCTACATTAGATGAAGTCAGAGAAGCAGATGTGCTGATCCACGTGGTGGATATCTCACACCCCAACTTTGAAGACCACATTCAGGCGGTAAATGAAACATTGGAAGATCTGAAAGCTTTAGATAAGCCCGTTATTACAGTGTTCAACAAAATCGATCTGTACAAACCGGCTGTTGAAGAAGGACACGATGGTGAAGAGGTAGAAATTACATTGGACGATTTCCGCAATTCATGGATGGCGAAAAACTCAGATCCGGCGATCTTCCTGTCTGCAACAAACAAGACAAATATCGAAGAGTTCAAACAGACACTTTACGATATTATCGTGAAGATGCACAATGAACGTTATCCATACAACAACCTGTTGTATTAA